In Colletes latitarsis isolate SP2378_abdomen chromosome 12, iyColLati1, whole genome shotgun sequence, the sequence TTTGTACTATAGTAAATGTGTCAATAGTCATCCAGTAGCTAGTAGTCAGCCTCTTCCAAAAGAAGTGTTTGATAATTAAGAAGCAATAAGAAAATCACATAAAATGAAATATGCTAGTAGTCAATCTACACCTCCACTTTCAGTGTTTGCATATGGTTTCATGCCCCCTAGTGGTGACAATATGAACTACTGAAACTCTTCTTTTGATGGCAATTGGCTAGCTAATGATACATGATGAAATTTCAATGAATTTAGCGATGAAAACAAGGATATAAAATAGTGTCCATCGCAATTACTTCCAATCCCCTGTCTATATTTCTTTATGAAAATCAGATACAGCCTTTTGTGGAAAAAACCATGCAAAAGAGGACAGATTTAGGGCAAAACACTGAAGTAGTTACTCTACTATTTAGTAGGTCACCTCATATGTTCATACCGAGTTTTGTACTACAGTAAATGTGTCAATAGTCATCCAGTAGCTAGTAGTCAGCCTCTTCCAAAAGAAATGTTTGATAATTAAGAAGCAATAAGAAAATCACATAAAATGAAATATGCTAGTAGTCAATCTACACCTCCACTTTCAGTGTTTGCATACAGTTTCATGCCCCCTAGTGGTGACAATATGAACTACTGAAACTCCTGTTTTGATGGCAATTGGCTAGCTAATGATACACGATGAAATTTCAATGAGTTTAGCGATGAAAACGAGGATGTAAAATAGTGTCCATCGCAATTACTTCCAATCCCCTGTCTATATTTCTTTATGAAAATCAGATGCAGCCTTTTGTGGAAAAAACCATGCAAAAGAGGACAGATTTAGGGCAAAAGACTGAAGTAGTTACTCTACTATTTAGTAGGTCACCTCAAATGTTCATACCGAGTTTTGGACTACAGTAAATGTGTCAATAGTCATCCAGTAGCTAGTAGTCAGCCCCTTCCAAAAGAAGTGTTTGATAATTAAGAAGCAATAACAAAATCACATAAAATGAAATATGCTAGTAGTCAATCTACACCTCCACTTTCAGTGTATATAGTTTCATGCCCCCTAGTGGTGGCAATATGAACTACTGAAACTCTTGTTTTGATGGCAATTGGCTAGCTAATGATACATGATGAATTTTCAATGTATTTAGTGATGAAAACAAGGATGTAAAATAGTGTCTATTGCAATTACTTCCAATCCCCTGTCTATATTTCTTTATGAAAATCAGATACAGCCTTTTGTGGAAAAAACCATGCAAAAGAGGACAGATTTGGGGCAAAACACTGAAGTAGTTACTCTACTATTTAGTAGGTCACCTCATATGTTCATACCGAGTTTTGTACTACAGTAAATGTGTCAATAGTCATCCCGTGGCTAGTAGTCAGTCTCTTCCAAAAGAAATGTTTGATAATTAAGAAGCAATAAGAAAATCACATAAAATGAAATATGCTAGTAGTCAATCTATAACTCTACTTTCAGTGTTTGCATACAGTTTCATGCCCCTGGTGGTGACAATATGAACTACTGAAACTCTTGCTTTGATGGCAATTGGCTAGCTAATGATACATGATGAAATTTCAATGAATTTAGTGATGAAAACGAGGATGTAAAATAGTGTCCATCGCAATTACTTCCAATCCCCTGTCTATATTTCTTTATGAAAATCAGATGCAGCCTTTTGTGGAAAAAACCATGCAAAAGAGGACAGATTTAGGGCAAAACACTGAAGTAGTTACTCTACTATTTAGTAGGTCACCTCATATGTTCATACCGAGTTTTGTACTACAGTAAATATGTCAATAGTCATCCAGTAGCTAGTAGTCAGCCTCTTCCAAAAGAAATGTTTGATAATTAAGAAGCAATAAGAAAATCACATAAAATGAAATATGCTAGTAGTCAATCTATAACTCCACTTTCAGTGTTTGCATATGGTTTCATGCCCCCTAGTGGGGACAATATGAACTACTGAAACTCTTGTTTTGATGGCAATTGGCTAGCTAATGATACATGATGAATTTTCAATGAATTTAGTGATggaaacaaggatgtgaaatagTGTCTATCGCAATTACTTCCAATCCCCTGTCTATATTTCTTTATGAAAATCAGATACAGCCTTTTGTGGAAAAAACCATGCAAAAGAGGACAGATTTAGGGCAAGACACTGAAGTAGTTACTCTACTATTTAGTAGGTCACCTCATATGTTCATACCGAGTTTTGTACTACAGTAAATGTGTCAATAGTCATCCAGTAGCTAGTAGTCAGCCTCTTCCAAAAGAAGTGTTTGATAATTAAGAAGCAATAAGAAAATCACATGAAATGAAATATGCTAGTAGTCAATCTACACCTCCATTTTCAGTGTATGCATATAGTTTCATGCCCCCTAGTGGTGACAATATGAACTACTGAAACTCTTGTTTTGATGGCAATTGGCTAGCTAATGATACATGATGAAATTTCAATGAATTTAGTGATGAAAACAAGGATGTAAAATAGTGTCTATCGCAATTACTTCCAATCCCCTGTCTATATTTCTTTATGAAAATCAGATGCAGCCTTTTGTGGAAAAAACCATGCAAAAGAGGACAGATTTAGGGCAAAATACTGAAGTAGTTACTCTACTATTTAGTAGGTCACCTCATATGTTCATACCGAGTTTTGGACTACAGTAAATGTGTCAATAGTCATCCAGTAGCTAGTAGTCAGCCTCTTCCAAAAGAAGTGTTTGATAATTAAGAAGCAATAAGAAAATCACATAAAATGAAATATGCTAGTAGTCAATCTACACCTCCATTTTCAGTGTATGCATATAGTTTCATGCCCCCTAGTGGTGACAATATGAACTACTGAAACTCTTGTTTTGATGGCAATTGGCTAGCTAATGATACATGATGAAATTTCAATGAGTTTAGTGATGAAAACAAGGATGTAAAATGGTGTCTATCGCAATTACTTCCTATCCCCTGTCTATATTTCTTTATGAAAATCAGATACAGCCTTTTGTGGAAAAACCATGCAAAAGAGGACAGATTTAGGGCAAAACACTGAAGTAGTTACTCTACTATTTAGTAGGTCACCTCATATGTCCATACCGAGTTTTGTACTACAGTAAATGTGTCAATAGTCATCCAGTAGCTGGTAGTCAGCCTCTTCCAAAAGAAATGTTTGATAATTAAGAAGCAATAACAAAATCACATAAAATGAAATATGCTAGTAGTCAATCTACACCTCCACTTTCAGTGTACGCATATAGTTTCATGCCCCCTAGTGGTGACAATATGAACTACTGAAACTCTTGTTTCGATGGCAATTGGCTAGCTAATGATACATGATGAAATTTCAATGAATTTAGTGATGAAAACAGGGATGTAAAATAGTGTCTATCGCAATTACTTCCAATCCCCTGTCTATATTTCTTTATGAAAATCAGATGCAGCCTTTTGTGGAAAAAACCATGCAAAAGAGGACAGATTTAGGGCAAAACACTGAAGTAGTTACTCTACTATTTAGTAGGTCACCTCATATGTTCATACCGAGTTTTGTACTACAGTAAATGTGTCAATAGTCATCCAGTAGCTAGTAGTCAGCCTCTTCCAAAAGAAGTGTTTGATAATTAAGAAGCAATAACAAAATCACATAAAATGAAATATGCTAGTAGTCAATCTACACCTCCATTTTCAGTGTTTGCATATGGTTTCATGCCCCCTAGTGGTGACAATATGAACTACTGAAACTCTTGTTTTGATGGCAAGTGGCTAGCTAATGATACATGATGAAATTTCAATGAATTTAGCGATGAAAACAAGGATGTAAAATAGTGTCCATCGCAATTACTTCCAATCCCCTGTCTATATTTCTTTATGAAAATCAGATACAGCCTTTTGTGGAAAAAACCATGCAAAAGGGGACAGATTTAGGGCAAAACACTGAAGTAGTTACTCTACTATTTAGTAGGTCACCTCGTATGTTCATACCGAGTTTTGGACTACAGTAAATGTGTCAATAGTCATCCCGTGGCTAGTAGTCAGCCTCTTCCAAAAGAAATGTTTGATAATTAAGAAGCAATAAGAAAATCACATAAAATGAAATATGCTAGTAGTCAATCTACACCTCCATTTTCAGTGTTTGCATATGGTTTCATGCCCCCTAGTGGTGACAATATGAACTACTGAAACTCTTGTTTTGATGGCAATTGGCTAGCTAATGATACATGATGAAATTTCAATGAGTTTAGTGATGAAAACGAGGATGTAAAATAGTGTCTATCGCAATTACTTCCAATCCCCTGTCTATATTTCTTTATGAAAATCAGATACAGCCTTTTGTGGAAAAAACCATGCAAAAGAGGACAGATTTAGGGCAAGACACTGAAGTAGTTACTCTACTATTTAGTAGGTCACCTCGTATGTTCATACCGAGTTTTGTACTACAGTAAATGTGTCAATAGTCATCCAGTAGCTAGTAGTCAGCCTCTTCCAAAAGAAGTGTTTGATAATTAAGAAGCAATAAGAAAATCACATAAAATGAAATATGCTAGTAGTCAATCTACACCTCCACTTTCAGTGTTTGCATACAGTTTCATGCCCCCTGGTGGTGACAATATGAACTACTGAAACTCTCGTTTTGATGGCAATTGGCTAGCTAATGATACATGATGAAATTTCAATGAATTTAGTGATGAAAACAAGGATGTAAAATAGTGTCTATCGCAATTACTTCCAATCCCCTGTCTATATTTCTTTATGAAAATCAGATGCAGCCTTTTGTGGAAAAAACCATGCAAAAGAGGACAGATTTAGGGCAAAACACTGAAGTAGTTACTCTACTACTTAGTAGGTCACCTCGTATGTTCATACCGAGTTTTGGACTACAGTAAATGTGTCAATAGTCATCCAGTAGCTAGTAGTCAGCCTCTTCCAAAAGAAATGTTTGATAATTAAGAAGCAATAAGAAAATCACATGAAATGAAATATGCTAGTAGTCAATCTACAACTCCACTTTCAGTGTATGCATATAGTTTCATGCCCCCTTGTGGTGACAATATGAACTACAGAAACTCTTGTTTTGATGACAATTGGCTAGCTAATGATACATGATGAAATTTCAATGAATTTAGTGATGAAAACAAGGATGTAAAATAGTGACAGAAAGATTAATGCAATTAGCCAATGTGGATCCCAAACTTTGAGCTTCGACACAACATCTATTGTTACCAAATTTGTATGAATTGATACatttaaaatttcgaaaatctgAACTGACAAAGTCTGTTTGTTGCACCAGAGTCTAAATAAGGAAAGTCCAGCGGTTCCAAGGCCCGCCACCGTTGCAGTGGCGCCACCTGTCATCGACGAATCTACCAAACGCTCAGTGTACAGAGAATCTCGGTCGCGATCAGTCTCCATGTCCAGGGAGCGCAGCATGTCACCGCTCTCGATGCCCAAGATTCAAGAAAACTACGAAGAAGAGGCTTCGACGCGTCCCCCGCGTCTTCAGCGTCCCTCGATAAGCCTGACCTTGACGAAGCAACAAGCCATAGTCGACGATCCGGAATCCCCGTTCGTCAAGAGCAACTCTTTGGACGATAAACCGGGATCCCCCACGACTCCCAGAGAGGATGACGAGTCTGTGATGCACGGGAGCTCGGAATTTATGTTGGTCTTGTATCCTGAcgacgaggatcaggccaagaagctcATGGACTTCGCTGACAAGGGGAAAAGTTTAGGTAAGACAAGGGATCCCAATTGTCAGACTTcgattttaaccctttgcactcctagTGTGACTACTGGATCGTTGGTGTACTTTCAGTGGGAGGCGAGACGGAAGACATGGAGGACCTGATCCCACCGCCCATGTCGCTGTCTCTGCCAGAGCTGTTCAGCGCGGAGCACCAGGTGGTGGAGACTCTTCGAGAGGCAGTCAGTTCCACGGAGCTGCTGCACGAACGAGCCATGGAGCGTTTCTATCGCGCGGTGGCTGCTGAAGAGGCGTCAGAGGTCGCCAAGAGGAGGACGCAACTCGAGAGGACCACGGGAGAGCTGGCGTCGACGGTCGAAGGGAACGCGGACATCGACGCGGAAGCGCAGGACGTACGAATGCGGAGACGACTGTCCAATCCTAGCGTCGCCACTCAGAACTTGATCAGCTGGCAGAGCAAGAAGAACCGCAGGAGGTCGAGCGAAGGTCAGACGGAGGGGATCAAGACACCCTTGAGAATAACGACGCCCAGTTTGCTGTCCCCTGTGGAGGCGAGATCGGATCCTTATTTGTCTGGCGAGGCGGAGATAGCGGCAGGTAAAGTGGAGGACACGGCTACGCAGCTGCGCAGGTGGCACGAGAGCAGCTACGTGCCATTGGTGGAAGCTGAAGAATCGACACCCTCCAAAGAAGAGGCGATTCAACCAATCCTAGCAGTAGAGAAGCAAGAGGAGGCGGAAGAAAGCATCGAGTCCTCCGAAGAGTCCTCCGAAGAGATGAGCAGTGCTGACAGCGAGGATATCAAGTTGCTGAAGGCGAGGATCCTTGCTAGGCAGGTGGTGGAAGAGGAGGACACGTATCATCCGAGGGGGAAGCCGGTTCTGCACGTTGAAACGGACCCACCGCCCCACAGGATACCGATTCTGGACGTGACGCCCCCCACACCGACCAAAGAAACCCCCATGTCTCTGCCTAACGTGGTCCCGAAGTCGATACTGAAGAAGCCTAAGGAGGAACCAATCCCTGTGAACAGTTTTGGCAGGCCCATTCCGCCGGAGAAACCTATCAGGAAGACGCCACCAGCGAGCAAGAAGGAGGAAGACGAGCCAGAACCAGTCAGAACACCTGTTCTCTCGGAGTCTGACACGGATAGTGTTCTGTCGGCGGGGGAGGCGGCCAAGAACCGCAGGATTCAAGCTAAAATGCGGTCAGCCACCCCTGAAGAGGAGGTGGACGAAGAGGACGTCGAGGCCCGCCTGGCGGTGGTGAATCACTACACCGAGATCGTCAGAGAGCACTCGAGTCACCTGAGTTACAGGAGCTCGGAGGAGCGGAGATTTGGCGACAGTTTGGCCAGCTCTCGGAGGTCCTCGTTCTCCGAGGACCCAGACACGAACAGAAGTCGAGTGGAGACGAGGTCGAGCAGGAAACAACCGGCGAAAGTGAAGAAGGAGCAGCAAGAAGGTAAGAGAACGACGCCCTCTCGCGAGAGGCGACCCAGTCGAGCTAGGAACGAGTCCCCCGCGCCAAGATCCAGGAACGTGTCGGTCGAGAGGGGCGTTCCCTCGAGGTCCAGAGCTCGTGCTCCCTCGCAAGACAGGAGACCACCTTCCAGAGACAGGTCCGTGGACGAGGGAACTCGAAGGTCCAGCTCCAGGGACAGGAGCAGGCCAGAGACGCCGGTGGGCCTGAGGATGGAGCGTCTGCAGAAGGCTCTCGAGAGCAAGAAGGGCAAGTATCGTCCTCTGAGGCGGGAATCCCCCGAGGAGCCAGCCCACAGTCGTCTGAACGGGGAGCAGCTGGCGCTGGAGGCCAAGAAGAACGTTCGATTCACGGTCGGCTACGTGACCGACCTGACGCTGCTGATGGCCGCCATTTACGTGTACTTCTTCAAGAAGGAGACCCTCGCGATACCCTTCATCGCGCTGCTTCTGTACAGGAGGGTCCAGCACGAGATCTGCGGACGAGTGTCTGGGGGCTGGTGGTGGTCCAAACGGAAACAATGACAATTCTCACTGTTATTCTCAGACTAGGGATTCTCCAATCAGATTTGATCTTTGGACGACCTTCGATGGCTCAAAATTGCAACCAGATTATCGACCCCCGACTGCTGGACACCCTCGAATCCATCATGGCCGCCTCTCAGTCGGTTCTAGAGCCAATTGAGGTGTTTCATTCAGGAATTATAAGCTGCACCAAACAATATTAAGTATATGTAACGACGAATATTGTTATAAATTATTCTtatttattcttatttattattataatattcttACCTACTCGTAATAAATGTGTACAAAACGTTCTGTTCAATTTGACTGAGAACTGTGGATTACTGGAATTGTGTATAATAAAGTGGCAAATGAACACTGAAAAGGAAACAGTGAGAAGGGTTTGGATACTAAATGTTCACATACTAACTAACTAACTACATTAAAcagtgtatcaagtagtaagaaATGAGTTATAGAGCATTAGAATggttaatttctgtaatttttatAGTTAGAAATGGTTTCAAGGTTTATTGTGAAGGAATATCAACTCTGGGAATTGCACACCACTTGTAAGAGTATTAAGAAACATAGATCTTGATTTCTACTATTAGTTATCAACTATTACAGCTGAGAAATTGtggttttctttctttatttatgaATTTCATAGATAATTTTTGATACAAAGCATTCAG encodes:
- the LOC143348976 gene encoding uncharacterized protein LOC143348976, which codes for MGNTTTKSHYSKSLAGGGASRRPRWEGSGLPAAPGKPILIPGADESQPDVVAIRWERSPSNGGSAIVGYLVEHRRLGSPHWVRSTPGLCTFPELTLSGLEPGWRYQFRVRAQNAIGLSRPSEISDPLTVTLQRSAASAPYFDLELKDTVVLENEQAEFVVRFTGTPLPKISWFKDGFEIFSSRRTRIITDSGRSVLLIHQTALNDEGEIKCTATNRAGHASTKSRLVLEAPPKIRLPRQYEDGLLFEQDETVRLKVSLAGRPSPVVFWYHDGDLIPNDARHIFETMDGESVLKIPDAKRVDRGEYTVKAVNKLGEDSTSFLVTVTDRPAAPGKATVTMTLGRSVTLSWKEPEDDGGCKIGTYIVEYYRIGWDVWLKAITSRQTKVTLSELIEGSEYKFRVKAENPYGVSEPSEESDVIFIPDLKRGIMTPSLGGKSQSHREIRSREKREVSFAVPTQRTRSLTREEARTRDEDVDFGPSSRSVSAQRLSRPSRADSRVTFALDTLEKPDAAPVPPARSKDHSIAKHESRVENHVDRSSINVDVPTNESLNKESPAVPRPATVAVAPPVIDESTKRSVYRESRSRSVSMSRERSMSPLSMPKIQENYEEEASTRPPRLQRPSISLTLTKQQAIVDDPESPFVKSNSLDDKPGSPTTPREDDESVMHGSSEFMLVLYPDDEDQAKKLMDFADKGKSLVGGETEDMEDLIPPPMSLSLPELFSAEHQVVETLREAVSSTELLHERAMERFYRAVAAEEASEVAKRRTQLERTTGELASTVEGNADIDAEAQDVRMRRRLSNPSVATQNLISWQSKKNRRRSSEGQTEGIKTPLRITTPSLLSPVEARSDPYLSGEAEIAAGKVEDTATQLRRWHESSYVPLVEAEESTPSKEEAIQPILAVEKQEEAEESIESSEESSEEMSSADSEDIKLLKARILARQVVEEEDTYHPRGKPVLHVETDPPPHRIPILDVTPPTPTKETPMSLPNVVPKSILKKPKEEPIPVNSFGRPIPPEKPIRKTPPASKKEEDEPEPVRTPVLSESDTDSVLSAGEAAKNRRIQAKMRSATPEEEVDEEDVEARLAVVNHYTEIVREHSSHLSYRSSEERRFGDSLASSRRSSFSEDPDTNRSRVETRSSRKQPAKVKKEQQEGKRTTPSRERRPSRARNESPAPRSRNVSVERGVPSRSRARAPSQDRRPPSRDRSVDEGTRRSSSRDRSRPETPVGLRMERLQKALESKKGKYRPLRRESPEEPAHSRLNGEQLALEAKKNVRFTVGYVTDLTLLMAAIYVYFFKKETLAIPFIALLLYRRVQHEICGRVSGGWWWSKRKQ